The following proteins are encoded in a genomic region of Pyricularia oryzae 70-15 chromosome 6, whole genome shotgun sequence:
- a CDS encoding tRNA selenocysteine-associated protein 1 encodes MSTFPPPTPQGNGHAGDNGNAMNGSGAQMEGNFQTPPVVPQGNDSAKTLWMGELEPWMDENFIKQIWSTVCGETVNVKVIRDRQSGNAGYCFVEFPSSEAATKALGLNGSPVPNSQRVFKLNWASGGGLVDRRDERGPEYSIFVGDLGPEVNEFVLVSLFQARFPSCKSAKIMTDAMTGQSRGYGFVRFTDESDQQRALVEMQGVYCGNRPMRISTATPKTRSHQQYGNQGPHGAGPMNMTPPAQNMQWGMNPYGYQQPQAPPPNTAFNNPMQPMNQFTDPNNTTVFVGGLSGYVTEDELRSFFQGFGDITYVKIPPGKGCGFVQFVHRHAAEMAINQMQGYPIGNSRVRLSWGRSQNNSGVGTPYRPAPPPPHWGGGMPPHGGPAGPGAPFGGPFGGNPPPPPGGLQVSPQPPI; translated from the exons ATGTCGACTTTTCCTCCTCCCACTCCACAGGGAAACGGCCATGCCGGTGACAACGGCAACGCCATGAACGGCTCCGGTGCTCAAATGGAAGGCAACTTCCAGACCCCTCCCGTCGTCCCCCAGGGTAACGACAGTGCCAAGACCCTCTG GATGGGTGAATTGGAGCCATGGATGGACGAGAACTTTATCAAGCAGATCTGGTCGACCGTCTGCGGTGAGACTGTTAATGTCAAGGTCATCCGCGATCGCCAGTCCGG CAATGCTGGCTACTGCTTTGTCGAGTTCCCCTCCTCTGAAGCCGCTACTAAGGCTCTGGGACTTAACGGGTCACCAGTGCCGAACTCACAGCGCGTCTTCAAGCTCAACTGGGCTAGCGGTGGTGGTCTTGTGGACCGTCG TGACGAGCGCGGCCCGGAGTACTCCATTTTCGTCGGCGATCTCGGCCCTGAGGTCAACGAGTTTGTTCTCGTTTCGTTGTTCCAGGCTCGATTCCCAAGCTGCAAGTCCGCCAAGATCATGACGGACGCTATGACCGGCCAGTCTCGTGGTTATGGCTTCGTTCGCTTTACGGATGAGTCGGACCAGCAACGAGCTCTCGTTGAGATGCAAGGCGTCTACTGCGGCAACCGCCCCATGCGTATCTCCACTGCCACCCCGAAGACACG TTCTCATCAACAATATGGCAACCAGGGTCCTCATGGAGCCGGACCGATGAACATGACGCCGCCCGCTCAGAACATGCAGTGGGGCATGAACCCCTACGGCTACCAGCAACCGCAGGCGCCACCTCCCAACACGGCCTTCAACAACCCCATGCAGCCAATGAACCAGTTCACAGACCCGAACAACACGACAGTCTTCGTCGGTGGCCTTAGTGGCTATGTCACCGAGGATGAACTGCGCTCTTTCTTCCAGGGCTTTGGTGATATCACCTATGTCAAGATTCCCCCTGGAAAGGGTTGCGGCTTCGTTCAGTTCGTTCACCGCCACGCTGCTGAGATGGCCATCAACCAGATGCAGGGATACCCCATCGGTAACTCTCGCGTTCGTTTGTCTTGGGGCCGTTCGCAGAACAACTCCGGCGTAGGTACTCCCTACCGtcctgctcctcctcctccgcacTGGGGTGGCGGCATGCCGCCTCACGGCGGTCCGGCCGGCCCTGGTGCtcctttcggcggtcctttcGGCGGCAacccgcctcctcctcctggcGGTCTTCAGGTTAGCCCCCAACCCCCAATTTGA